From the Penicillium oxalicum strain HP7-1 chromosome V, whole genome shotgun sequence genome, one window contains:
- a CDS encoding putative triosephosphate isomerase produces MATINYPTLPDKLLLISLKMYFSPERTLSYLRSILDPANEIVHPRHRDQLLLALIPDFLTLWPCAEILKAYETQLAESGVSVSPPPFLFGAQDCMWEDYGAFTGEVSPAAIKSLGCSIVELGHAERRAIFGETDEQTARKAAATCAQSMVPLVCVGEVTAPGAVASEAVGHAVSECAVLVRAVLAAIPREAPVIFAYEPVWAIGKPQPAGVDHVAAVVEGIRGVIGTRPGAVRVLYGGSAGPGLWGAGGLGKAVDGMFLGRFAHEVGGVRKVVHEVEESLGLT; encoded by the coding sequence ATGGCGACCATCAACTACCCTACCCTTCCCGACAAACTCCTTCTCATCTCACTCAAAATGTACTTCTCTCCCGAACGCACGCTCAGTTACCTCCGCAGCATCCTCGACCCCGCCAACGAGATTGTGCACCCGCGCCATCGAGACCAGCTCCTCCTTGCCCTCATCCCCGACTTTCTCACCCTGTGGCCCTGCGCGGAGATCCTCAAGGCATACGAGACCCAGCTCGCAGAGTCAGGCGTCTCCGTGTCACCACCGCCGTTCTTGTTCGGCGCTCAAGATTGCATGTGGGAGGACTACGGCGCATTCACCGGAGAGGTCTCCCCCGCCGCGATCAAGTCACTCGGGTGCTCCATCGTGGAACTGGGCCACGCCGAACGCCGCGCGATCTTTGGAGAGACGGACGAGCAGACTGCCCGCAAGGCGGCCGCGACTTGTGCGCAGAGCATGGTACCTCTCGTCTGCGTGGGCGAAGTCACCGCGCCGGGAGCGGTGGCCTCGGAGGCGGTCGGACACGCAGTCTCCGAATGCGCGGTTCTCGTGCGCGCGGTGCTGGCTGCGATTCCTCGCGAGGCGCCTGTGATCTTTGCGTATGAGCCCGTGTGGGCCATTGGGAAGCCCCAGCCCGCGGGGGTGGACCACGTTGCTGCCGTCGTGGAAGGGATTCGGGGAGTCATTGGCACGCGACCGGGTGCCGTGCGGGTGCTGTACGGTGGGAGCGCTGGGCCGGGGCTCTGGGGCGCTGGGGGACTCGGGAAAGCTGTTGATGGGATGTTTCTCGGTCGATTTGCGCATGAAGTGGGAGGAGTGCGCAAGGTCGTGCATGAGGTGGAAGAGTCCTTGGGTCTGACTTGA
- a CDS encoding putative ribose 5-phosphate isomerase, with the protein MPSDLPPLRLVMACDEAGVPYKDAIKAVLEKSPLVESITDVGVNSTSDKTAYPHPAVQGATMIREGKADRGLFICGTGLGVAIAANKVPGIRAVTAHDPFSVERSILSNDAQVLCMGQRVIGVELAKKLAVDWLNYRFDPQSASAAKVQAITDYEKQFSGTA; encoded by the coding sequence ATGCCTTCCGATCTTCCCCCTTTGCGTCTCGTGATGGCCTGCGACGAGGCGGGTGTACCCTACAAGGATGCGATCAAGGCTGTCTTGGAGAAGAGCCCCCTCGTCGAGTCCATCACCGACGTGGGTGTCAACTCCACCTCGGATAAAACCGCCTACCCTCACCCTGCCGTCCAAGGCGCCACGATGATCAGAGAGGGCAAGGCGGATCGTggtctcttcatctgcgGCACTGGTTTGGGAGTCGCCATTGCAGCCAACAAAGTGCCGGGGATTCGTGCCGTGACGGCTCACGATCCGTTCTCGGTCGAGCGTTCCATCCTCAGCAACGATGCCCAAGTTCTGTGCATGGGCCAGCGCGTGATCGGAGTCGAACTGGCCAAGAAGCTGGCGGTGGACTGGCTCAACTACCGATTCGATCCCCAAAGTGCCTCCGCGGCCAAGGTGCAGGCCATCACCGACTATGAGAAGCAGTTCTCCGGGACTGCCTAA